The following proteins are co-located in the Cryptococcus neoformans var. neoformans B-3501A chromosome 12, whole genome shotgun sequence genome:
- a CDS encoding hypothetical protein (HMMPfam hit to Fapy_DNA_glyco, Formamidopyrimidine-DNA glycosylase N-terminal domain, score: 93.2, E(): 6.5e-25; HMMPfam hit to H2TH, Formamidopyrimidine-DNA glycosylase H2TH domain, score: 77.4, E(): 3.7e-20) — protein MPELPEVERARKLIEDSCKGYKIASVDAQEDSIIFTGGTDHNEFAKEIAGRSITGCERKGKTFWMTLSGEGRYPVMHFGMTGMIQLKGQEPTWYRRRPKESADVWPPRFYKFVLKLEPQEGSIADEPRELAFIDGRRLGRLRLVSDPVSSHPPVSELGFDPILNHPTLEEFTKLLVNKKGTVKGVIMDQAFSAGVGNWVADEVLYQARIHPSCPIPALSEQNIRDLHHQLRAVPLTAISVNADSKLFPSDWLFRWRWSKGTTQKKQMEKDKKSKGKKVVDGEGGEDVEPEDKEFLELPDGSPATIKFIEVGGRTTALVEELQKMPEGVEIKPKISKGGKRAGAKRKKVAKEEESDEESELSDQSDLEEQKPKRPLTARQKAAAEKKGINSNLASQTKTEDNKPSAAKRRAIGARTGGSKNHPDSEVKKEKGSTEVSMIDCFRCMMDC, from the exons ATGCCAGAGCTCCCTG AGGTTGAACGAGCTCGGAAACTTATTGAAGACTCCTGCAAGGGGTACAAGATCGCTTCAGTCGATGCTCAAGAAGACAGTATCATCTTTACCGGTGGAACAGACCATAACGAGTTTGCCAAAGAGATCGCAGGAAGGTCTATAACAGGATGTGAGCGGAAAGGAAAAAC GTTCTGGATGACCTTGTCGGGTGAAGGACGATACCCGGTGATGCATTTCGGCATGACAGGTATGATACAGCTCAAAGGTCAAGAACCAACTTGGTATCGGAGAAGACCCAAAGAAAGTGCGGATGTCTGGCCTCCCAGA TTCTATAAGTT CGTATTAAAGCTTGAACCTCAAGAAGGCTCCATCGCCGACGAACCTCGAGAACTTGCTTTCATAGATG GGCGTCGGCTTGGTCGTCTTCGTTTGGTATCTGATCCTGtatcttctcatcctcccgTCTCGGAGTTAGGTTTCGACCCTATACTCAATCATCCAACTTTGGAAGAGTTTACAAAGCTGCTGGTGAACAAGAAAGGTACTGTGAAAGGCGTCATCATGGACCAAGCATTCAGTGCGGGTGTTGGCAAT TGGGTTGCAGACGA GGTACTTTACCAGGCCCGTATCCACCCTTCTTGCCCCATTCCCGCATTATCCGAACAAAACATTAGAGatctccaccaccaactCCGTGCTGTGCCTCTCACCGCAATATCTGTCAATGCTGATTCGAAACTTTTTCCTTCCGACTGGCTCTTCCGCTGGAGGTGGAGTAAAGGTACAACTCAGAAAAAgcagatggagaaggacaaaaagagtaaagggaagaaggtcgtGGACGGTGAGGGGGGTGAGGACGTGGAGCCGGAGGATAAAGAGTTTTTGGAGCTT CCCGATGGATCACCAGCCACGATCAAATTTATTGAAGTCGGTGGACGAACGACTGCACTAGTCGAAGAACTGCAAAAGATGCCGGAAGGAGTCGAGATCAAGCCGAAAATCAGTAAAGGCGGCAAAAGGGCCGgagcgaagaggaagaaggtcgctaaggaggaagaatcg gatgaagagagtgaACTATCCGACCAGAGTGATTTAGAAGAGCAGAAACCCAAAAGACCTCTGACGGCAAGACAAAAAGCAGCCGcagagaaaaaggggaTCAACAGTAATTTAGCCTCGCAGACGAAAACTGAAGATAATAAACCTTCTGCTGCAAAACGACGAGCCATTGGAGCAAGGACTGGGGGGTCCAAAAATCATCCGGATTcggaggtgaagaaggaaaaagggagTACAGAAGTGAGTATGATCGATTGCTTTAGGTGTATGATGGACTGTTGA
- a CDS encoding hypothetical protein (HMMPfam hit to COG6, Conserved oligomeric complex COG6, score: 361.6, E(): 1e-105), whose translation MSTNPNTPAPPASRTNPISLRIYKAIGTSFDDVSSREALEIASGMYGPEDPKAKGKAQPEYEELEEDDDTLPKRRTLKGQSAAIARKYLKQDIETCLATGSTKFLEAFAEVDQKLNVLREHMQEMQVRCDQVQSELDQANSGTKFLLERADVLRSQRDSAQLRAHLITLFLSRFTLSNSELTALTSREVTIGQPLFDALDHVEKIRTDCEVLLSGEEGKAQAGLDIMSLTSEQLESGYSKIHRYCQFEFRQFTREAQLEASSVMRQAICRLRDRPALLADAIQTLTSTRQSSILHQFLDALTRGGPGGLPRPIEIHAHDPTRYVGDMLAWVHQTTATEHEFLEGMFGVKEKKRWVGQERGGEEGEEERMASEVLDKDLEGLSRPLKLRIQETIKSQEGIIMTYKIANLLHFYLVTMRKTIGGKAMLVQTLQEIHDQAYIAFYETLDAQGRGLLRFLHPPDATLTPPITLRDAAQILRELLFVYSTSLIDPAERESDADLAKLLDKAVGPCVEMCERMAEMRRGKSGGGEWERDIFMVNSLGYLEHTLEMYDFTTKTLHMLDEKIKTHVESMTFEHHGKLLESCGLAAVMRTIRTRPEDTPLSRLHATSPKSLTSALSKFSTWISTVDPSTSPRLALLTSPRLAVEIHRKALRKIYDAYGEICERVLDKAEGYEFGETMLRRGRDEVGVALGVGEDWELEEDTEEKSMKQKEQQDEDTEDQGEKGIMQEEHKAQDAGNTEDKA comes from the exons ATGTCCACCAACCCAAACACACCTGCACCACCAGCGTCGAGGACGAATCCCATCTCGCTCAGGATCTACAAAGCCATCGGCACATCTTTCGACGATGTATCGTCAAGAGAAGCCTTGGAAATTGCTTCAGGGATGTATGGTCCTGAAGACCCAAAAGCGAAGGGCAAAGCGCAGCCAGAATATGAAGAActagaagaagacgatgacACTCTCCCAAAGAGACGTACATTAAAAGGTCAAAGTGCTGCTATAGCGAGGAAGTACCTTAAACAGGACATCGAAACGTGCCTTGCGACTGGGAGTACCAAGTTTCTCGAAGCTTTCGCAGAGGTTGACCAG AAACTCAATGTCCTGAGGGAACATATGCAAGAAATGCAAGTGCGGTGCGACCAAGTTCAATCCGAACTTGATCAAGCGAATAGCGGTACAAAGTTTCTCCTCGAACGAGCGGATGTCCTCAGGTCTCAACG TGACTCTGCCCAACTTCGTGCCCATCTTatcaccctcttcctctcgcGATTCACTCTGTCCAACTCTGAGCTGACAGCTCTTACATCCCGTGAGGTAACCATCGGTCAACCCTTGTTCGACGCTTTGGACCATGTGGAGAAGATTAGGACGGATTGTGAGGTGCTTCTCAgcggtgaagaagggaaggcaCAGGCAGG CCTTGATATAATGTCGCTCACTTCTGAACAGTTGGAATCGGGATATTCGAAGATCCATCGATATTGTCAATTCGAATTCCGACAGTTTACCCGTGAAGCACAGCTCGAAGCGTCCTCCGTGATGCGTCAGGCTATCTGTCGTTTGCGCGATCGTCCTGCTCTACTTGC TGATGCAATCCAAACCCTTACATCTACCCGTCAatcatccatcctccaccaaTTCCTCGACGCTCTCACTCGAGGAGGTCCCGGTGGTCTCCCCCGACCTATCGAAATCCACGCACACGACCCAACGCGATATGTCGGTGATATGCTTGCTTGGGTCCATCAGACGACTGCGACGGAACACGAGTTTTTGGAAGGGATGTTTGGGgtaaaggagaagaaacggTGGGTGGGTCAGGAGAGaggtggggaagagggggaagaggagaggatggctAGTGAGGTGTTGGATAAGGATCTTGAAGGGTTGAGTCGGCCTTTGAAG TTGCGTATCCAAGAAACGATAAAATCACAAGAAGGTATCATCATGACGTACAAGATTGCCAACCTTTTACATTTCTATCTTGTGACTATGCGAAAGACTATTGGGGGAAAAGCCATGCTGGTTCAGACATTACAAGA GATCCATGACCAAGCTTATATCGCCTTCTACGAAACTCTCGACGCTCAAGGTCGAGGTCTTCTCCGTTTTCTCCAC CCCCCAGATGCGACACTCACTCCACCCATCACACTGCGCGACGCCGCTCAAATCCTCCGCGAACTCTTATTTGTCTACTCTACTTCCCTCATCGACCCTGCTGAACGCGAATCAGATGCGGATCTGGCAAAGTTATTGGATAAAGCAGTTGGACCTTGTGTGGAGATGTGTGAGAGGATGGCAGAGatgagaaggggaaaaagCGGTGGTGGGGAGTGGGAGAGGGATATCTTTATGGTTAACAGTTTGGGTTACCTAGAG CATACATTGGAGATGTATGACTTTACCACAAAGACGTTGCATATGTTGGatgagaagatcaagacTCATGTGGAGAGTATGACTTTTGAACAT CATGGTAAACTTCTGGAGTCTTGTGGCCTTGCCGCCGTCATGCGTACCATCCGTACTCGTCCAGAAGAT ACCCCTCTATCCCGTCTTCACGCCACATCCCCCAAATCACTCACGTCCGCCCTCTCCAAGTTCTCTACCTGGATATCCACCGTCGACCCTTCCACCTCCCCTCGCCTCGCGCTCTTGACTTCTCCACGACTTGCAGTAGAGATTCATCGGAAAGCTTTACGTAAGATATATGATGCTTATGGAGAAATTTGTGAGAGGGTGCTGGATAAAGCGGAGGGGTATGAGTTTGGGGAGACGATGttgaggagagggagggacGAAGTTGGGGTTGCACTCGGGGTGGGGGAAGACTGGGAACTGGAAGAGGACACGGAGGAGAAAAGCATGAAACAGAAAGAACAGCAGGATGAGGATACGGAAGATCAAGGGGAGAAGGGCATCATGCAAGAAGAACATAAGGCACAGGACGCTGGGAACACAGAAGACAAGGCATAG
- a CDS encoding hypothetical protein (Match to ESTs gb|CF192759.1|CF192759, gb|CF191704.1|CF191704, gb|CF191039.1|CF191039; HMMPfam hit to Sugar_tr, Sugar (and other) transporter, score: 365.0, E(): 9.6e-107), with translation MGGGAPAGGDFEALLTQRQNEGWRGLFKNGRALGLACFASLGGVLYGYNQGVFGQVQVMYNFEQRYTATLTNPDTKGLLTSILELAAFVGALMAGPLSDRYSRKYSISAWCVVFMMGTAIQTGANSNVACIYAGRWFAGMGVGALSMLVPMFNAELAPPGIRGSLVALQQLAITFGILISYWIGYGTNYIGGTGAGQTTAAWRIPLGLQLIPGVVLCVGACFLPFSPRWLMLRGREEECLTNLARLRSSTEEAPEIQYEFRALQAERLVEREAAKERYGQEDVNFRVTMLEYKRLFTTRPLLHRLMLGAGAQALQQWTGINAIIYYAPTIFAQIGLTGSGASGTISLLATGIVGVVNFVFTIPAVLFVDNFGRRPLLAWGEANMAISHAIIAAIVAEFGDRFDSNKKAGNAAVFFIYWYIANFAVTWGPLAWVVSAEVFPLDMRAKGMSISSGVNWLVSLLLQRVSFRIALIIAVDELHCRYGYPSHDR, from the exons atgggtggtggtgctcCTGCCGGCGGTGACTTTGAGGCTCTCCTCACTCAACGTCAGAACGAAGGCTGGCGAGGTCTTTTCAAGAACGGCCGAGCTCTCGGTTTGGCATGTTTCGCTTCTCTTGGTGGTGTCCTCTATGGCTACAACCAG GGTGTTTTCGGTCAAGTCCAAGTCATGTACAATTTTGAGCAGCGATACACTGCTACT TTGACAAACCCCGACACCAAAGGTCTCTTGACTTCTATTCTTGAACTTGCTGCTTTTGTCGGTGCCCTCATGGCCGGTCCTTTGTCTGACAGATATTCCCGAAAG TACTCCATTTCCGCTTGGTGTGTCGTCTTCATGATGGGTACTGCCATTCAAACCGGTGCCAACTCCAACGTCGCGTGCATTTACG CTGGTCGATGGTTTGCCGGTATGGGTGTCGGTGCTCTTTCTATGCTTGTTCCTATGTTCAACGCCGAGTTGGCTCCTCCCGGTATCCGAGGTTCTTTGGTCGCTCTTCAACAACTGGCCATTACATTCGGTATCCTCATTTCTTACTGGATTGGCTACGGTACCAACT ATATTGGCGGTACAGGTGCCGGTCAGACTACCGCCGCTTGGCGAATTCCCCTTGGTCTCCAGCTTATCCCTGGTGTGGTTCTTTGTGTCGGTGCttgcttccttcccttctccccccGATGGCTCATGCTTAGGG GTCGTGAGGAGGAATGCCTTACCAACTTGGCTAGGCTCCGAAGCTCTACCGAGGAAGCCCCCGAAATCCAATACGAGTTCCGTGCTCTTCAGGCTGAGCGTCTTGTCGAGCGTGAGGCCGCCAAGGAGCGATATGGTCAGGAGGACGTCAACTTCCGAGTCACCATGCTTGAGTACAAGAGGTTGTTCACCACCAGgccccttcttcaccgacTCATGCTTGGTGCTGGCGCCCAGGCTTTGCAACAATGGACGGGTATCAACGCCATTATCTATTACGCTCCCACCATCTTTGCGCAGATAGGTCTTACTGGTAGCGGTGCTAGTGGTACTATCAGTCTTTTGGCCACAGGTATCGTCGGCGTCGTCAATTTCGTCTTCACTATTCCTGCCGTCCTTTTCGTCGATAAC TTTGGTCGAAGGCCTCTCCTTGCCTGGGGCGAAGCCAACATGGCCATTTCTCACGCTATTATTGCCGCTATCGTTGCCGAATTCGGTGACAGGTTTGATAGCAACAAGAAGGCTGGTAACGCCGCTGTTTTCTTC ATCTATTGGTACATTGCCAACTTCGCTGTCACCTGGGGTCCCTTGGCTTGGGTTGTTTCCGCTGAAGTCTTCCCTCTCGACATGCGTGCTAAGGGTATGAGTATTTCTTCCGGTGTGAACTGGCTTGtaagtcttcttcttcaacgagTATCCTTTCGAATCGCGTTAATCATCGCCGTAGATGAACTTCACTGTCGCTATGGTTACCCCTCACATGATCGATAA
- a CDS encoding hypothetical protein (Match to ESTs gb|CF192759.1|CF192759, gb|CF191704.1|CF191704, gb|CF191039.1|CF191039; HMMPfam hit to Sugar_tr, Sugar (and other) transporter, score: 483.3, E(): 2.3e-142) — protein sequence MGGGAPAGGDFEALLTQRQNEGWRGLFKNGRALGLACFASLGGVLYGYNQGVFGQVQVMYNFEQRYTATLTNPDTKGLLTSILELAAFVGALMAGPLSDRYSRKYSISAWCVVFMMGTAIQTGANSNVACIYAGRWFAGMGVGALSMLVPMFNAELAPPGIRGSLVALQQLAITFGILISYWIGYGTNYIGGTGAGQTTAAWRIPLGLQLIPGVVLCVGACFLPFSPRWLMLRGREEECLTNLARLRSSTEEAPEIQYEFRALQAERLVEREAAKERYGQEDVNFRVTMLEYKRLFTTRPLLHRLMLGAGAQALQQWTGINAIIYYAPTIFAQIGLTGSGASGTISLLATGIVGVVNFVFTIPAVLFVDNFGRRPLLAWGEANMAISHAIIAAIVAEFGDRFDSNKKAGNAAVFFIYWYIANFAVTWGPLAWVVSAEVFPLDMRAKGMSISSGVNWLMNFTVAMVTPHMIDNIGYKTYIVFMCFCVVGFLYSIFILPELKGLSLEEVDRVFHDESGAEDRARRERVAAQIGLDKVAEQIQHKEKVNDSEA from the exons atgggtggtggtgctcCTGCCGGCGGTGACTTTGAGGCTCTCCTCACTCAACGTCAGAACGAAGGCTGGCGAGGTCTTTTCAAGAACGGCCGAGCTCTCGGTTTGGCATGTTTCGCTTCTCTTGGTGGTGTCCTCTATGGCTACAACCAG GGTGTTTTCGGTCAAGTCCAAGTCATGTACAATTTTGAGCAGCGATACACTGCTACT TTGACAAACCCCGACACCAAAGGTCTCTTGACTTCTATTCTTGAACTTGCTGCTTTTGTCGGTGCCCTCATGGCCGGTCCTTTGTCTGACAGATATTCCCGAAAG TACTCCATTTCCGCTTGGTGTGTCGTCTTCATGATGGGTACTGCCATTCAAACCGGTGCCAACTCCAACGTCGCGTGCATTTACG CTGGTCGATGGTTTGCCGGTATGGGTGTCGGTGCTCTTTCTATGCTTGTTCCTATGTTCAACGCCGAGTTGGCTCCTCCCGGTATCCGAGGTTCTTTGGTCGCTCTTCAACAACTGGCCATTACATTCGGTATCCTCATTTCTTACTGGATTGGCTACGGTACCAACT ATATTGGCGGTACAGGTGCCGGTCAGACTACCGCCGCTTGGCGAATTCCCCTTGGTCTCCAGCTTATCCCTGGTGTGGTTCTTTGTGTCGGTGCttgcttccttcccttctccccccGATGGCTCATGCTTAGGG GTCGTGAGGAGGAATGCCTTACCAACTTGGCTAGGCTCCGAAGCTCTACCGAGGAAGCCCCCGAAATCCAATACGAGTTCCGTGCTCTTCAGGCTGAGCGTCTTGTCGAGCGTGAGGCCGCCAAGGAGCGATATGGTCAGGAGGACGTCAACTTCCGAGTCACCATGCTTGAGTACAAGAGGTTGTTCACCACCAGgccccttcttcaccgacTCATGCTTGGTGCTGGCGCCCAGGCTTTGCAACAATGGACGGGTATCAACGCCATTATCTATTACGCTCCCACCATCTTTGCGCAGATAGGTCTTACTGGTAGCGGTGCTAGTGGTACTATCAGTCTTTTGGCCACAGGTATCGTCGGCGTCGTCAATTTCGTCTTCACTATTCCTGCCGTCCTTTTCGTCGATAAC TTTGGTCGAAGGCCTCTCCTTGCCTGGGGCGAAGCCAACATGGCCATTTCTCACGCTATTATTGCCGCTATCGTTGCCGAATTCGGTGACAGGTTTGATAGCAACAAGAAGGCTGGTAACGCCGCTGTTTTCTTC ATCTATTGGTACATTGCCAACTTCGCTGTCACCTGGGGTCCCTTGGCTTGGGTTGTTTCCGCTGAAGTCTTCCCTCTCGACATGCGTGCTAAGGGTATGAGTATTTCTTCCGGTGTGAACTGGCTT ATGAACTTCACTGTCGCTATGGTTACCCCTCACATGATCGATAACATTGGCTACAAGACCTACATCGTCTTTATGTGCTTCTGTGTCGTTGGCTTCCTGTattccatcttcatccttccagAACTTAAGGGTCTCTCTCTCGAAGAGGTCGACAGGGTCTTCCACGACGAGTCCGGTGCCGAGGACCGAGCACGACGAGAGCGTGTTGCTGCCCAGATCGGTTTGGACAAGGTTGCCGAGCAGATTCAGCacaaggagaaggtcaACGATTCCGAAGCTTAA
- a CDS encoding hypothetical protein (Match to EST gb|CF187105.1|CF187105; HMMPfam hit to AA_kinase, Amino acid kinase family, score: 212.0, E(): 1.1e-60; HMMPfam hit to PUA, PUA domain, score: 40.9, E(): 3.6e-09), with amino-acid sequence MSGKSKFTPLTIVIKLGTSSIVSPTYPFVPHLRLLSSIVETVVKLRTQGHRVVLVSSGAIGVGLRRMDLKERGKGLHQKQSHDQQALAAVGQGRLIALWDNLFSQLDQPIAQILLTRMDISDVTQRTRYLNAQNTFSELLQMGVIPIVNENDTVSVSEIKFGDNDTLSAISSAICHADYLFLLTDVDCLYTDNPRTNPDAKPVRVVRDIEKVKQQVSTSTLGTSLGTGGMSTKLIAAELATAAGTTTVVMHSINVTDIFKVIENGPSPCREVAETPELFEGPLCTRFLRRESALKDRKWWIAHGLHAAGTVVIDEGACRAIRRKESGGRLLPAGVVRVVGPFASHQAVRLVVRRRRHDDIAALSSVDESTPGSPTPDLSQVPQPATFASPALRHLTIGTTNPITVMSDANNTEPDTPQLQPSMSLSSSIASLDPLSRSVPPSPAITALAERLGTTSLTSIGRGVAEGESDEWEEVEVAKGLAQYNSVEIDRMKGRKSSEIEKLIGYVESEHVVDSITFL; translated from the exons ATGTCC GGTAAATCAAAATTCACCCCTCTGACTATCGTCATTAAGCTCG GTACCTCATCTATTGTATCCCCGACATATCCTTTTGTCCCCCACCTTCGACTTCTTTCATCTATTGTTGAGACTGTAGTGAAACTCCGGACCCAAGGACATCGTGTCGTCTTGGTATCTTCGGGTGCTATCGGTGTGGGGTTAAGGAGGATGGATCTtaaggaaagagggaaggggTTGCATCAGAAGCAG TCACACGACCAACAGGcccttgctgctgttggtCAAGGGCGGCTGATTGCGCTGTGGGATAATCTGTTTTCTCAATTGGATCAGCCTATTGCCCAGATTCTTCTCACCCGAATGGACATTTCAGAC GTGACACAGAGAACGCGTTATCTCAACGCTCAAAACACTTTCTCTGAATTATTGCAAATGGGCGTTATTCCTATCGTCAATGAGAATGATACAGTCTCAGTATCT GAAATCAAATTTGGCGACAATGACACATTATCGGCGATCTCTTCTGCTATCTGCCATGCCGActatctcttccttttgacTGACGTTGACTGTTT ATACACAGACAACCCCCGTACCAACCCCGATGCGAAGCCTGTGAGAGTCGTACGCGATATTGAGAAGGTGAAACAGCAAG TATCTACTTCTACCCTCGGAACATCTCTTGGCACAGGAGGCATGTCCACAAAGCTCATTGCGGCCGAGCTTGCTACCGCTGCTGGCACAACCACCGTTGTTATGCATTCTATCAACGTAACTGACATTTTCAAAGTCATTGAAAACGGCCCTTCGCCTTGCCGAGAGGTTGCAGAGACTCCAGAATTGTTTGAGGGCCCACTGTGTACGAGGTTTTTAAGACGAGAGTCAGCCCTTAAAGA CCGAAAATGGTGGATCGCCCACGGTCTTCACGCTGCCGGTACCGTTGTCATCGACGAAGGTGCCTGCCGTGCCATTCGACGCAAAGAATCCGGTggtcgtcttcttcctgccGGTGTCGTCCGCGTGGTTGGCCCTTTCGCAAGTCACCAAGCCGTCCGTCTCGTTGTTCGCCGTCGACGCCACGACGACATCGCTGCCCTTAGCTCAGTCGACGAATCAACCCCCGGTAGCCCTACCCCCGACCTTTCCCAAGTACCCCAGCCGGCGACATTCGcttctcctgctcttcGACACCTTACGATTGGGACTACCAATCCTATCACCGTCATGTCCGACGCCAACAACACTGAACCTGATACTCCTCAACTCCAACCTTCCATGTCTCTTTCATCGTCGATCGCTTCCCTCGACCCTTTGAGCAGGAGTGTGCCCCCTAGTCCTGCGATAACGGCTTTGGCGGAGAGGTTGGGCACGACATCGTTAACGAGTATTGGGCGGGGAGTGGCCGAAGGAGAGAGTGATGAGTGGGAAGAGGTCGAGGTGGCGAAGGGTCTAGCTCAATACAACAGTGTAGAAATTGACAGGATGAAGGGACGAAAGAG TTCGGAAATTGAAAAACTTATTGGATACGTCGAGAGCGAGCATGTGGTGGACTCGATTACCTTCTTGTAG
- a CDS encoding hypothetical protein (HMMPfam hit to Fapy_DNA_glyco, Formamidopyrimidine-DNA glycosylase N-terminal domain, score: 93.2, E(): 6.5e-25; HMMPfam hit to H2TH, Formamidopyrimidine-DNA glycosylase H2TH domain, score: 77.4, E(): 3.7e-20), with the protein MPELPEVERARKLIEDSCKGYKIASVDAQEDSIIFTGGTDHNEFAKEIAGRSITGCERKGKTFWMTLSGEGRYPVMHFGMTGMIQLKGQEPTWYRRRPKESADVWPPRFYKFVLKLEPQEGSIADEPRELAFIDGRRLGRLRLVSDPVSSHPPVSELGFDPILNHPTLEEFTKLLVNKKGTVKGVIMDQAFSAGVGNWVADEVLYQARIHPSCPIPALSEQNIRDLHHQLRAVPLTAISVNADSKLFPSDWLFRWRWSKGTTQKKQMEKDKKSKGKKVVDGEGGEDVEPEDKEFLELPDGSPATIKFIEVGGRTTALVEELQKMPEGVEIKPKISKGGKRAGAKRKKVAKEEESDEESELSDQSDLEEQKPKRPLTARQKAAAEKKGINSNLASQTKTEDNKPSAAKRRAIGARTGGSKNHPDSEVKKEKGSTECRKSKKQVEAVGEKLAKIKPQKGRKKAASTPESSELSDLVE; encoded by the exons ATGCCAGAGCTCCCTG AGGTTGAACGAGCTCGGAAACTTATTGAAGACTCCTGCAAGGGGTACAAGATCGCTTCAGTCGATGCTCAAGAAGACAGTATCATCTTTACCGGTGGAACAGACCATAACGAGTTTGCCAAAGAGATCGCAGGAAGGTCTATAACAGGATGTGAGCGGAAAGGAAAAAC GTTCTGGATGACCTTGTCGGGTGAAGGACGATACCCGGTGATGCATTTCGGCATGACAGGTATGATACAGCTCAAAGGTCAAGAACCAACTTGGTATCGGAGAAGACCCAAAGAAAGTGCGGATGTCTGGCCTCCCAGA TTCTATAAGTT CGTATTAAAGCTTGAACCTCAAGAAGGCTCCATCGCCGACGAACCTCGAGAACTTGCTTTCATAGATG GGCGTCGGCTTGGTCGTCTTCGTTTGGTATCTGATCCTGtatcttctcatcctcccgTCTCGGAGTTAGGTTTCGACCCTATACTCAATCATCCAACTTTGGAAGAGTTTACAAAGCTGCTGGTGAACAAGAAAGGTACTGTGAAAGGCGTCATCATGGACCAAGCATTCAGTGCGGGTGTTGGCAAT TGGGTTGCAGACGA GGTACTTTACCAGGCCCGTATCCACCCTTCTTGCCCCATTCCCGCATTATCCGAACAAAACATTAGAGatctccaccaccaactCCGTGCTGTGCCTCTCACCGCAATATCTGTCAATGCTGATTCGAAACTTTTTCCTTCCGACTGGCTCTTCCGCTGGAGGTGGAGTAAAGGTACAACTCAGAAAAAgcagatggagaaggacaaaaagagtaaagggaagaaggtcgtGGACGGTGAGGGGGGTGAGGACGTGGAGCCGGAGGATAAAGAGTTTTTGGAGCTT CCCGATGGATCACCAGCCACGATCAAATTTATTGAAGTCGGTGGACGAACGACTGCACTAGTCGAAGAACTGCAAAAGATGCCGGAAGGAGTCGAGATCAAGCCGAAAATCAGTAAAGGCGGCAAAAGGGCCGgagcgaagaggaagaaggtcgctaaggaggaagaatcg gatgaagagagtgaACTATCCGACCAGAGTGATTTAGAAGAGCAGAAACCCAAAAGACCTCTGACGGCAAGACAAAAAGCAGCCGcagagaaaaaggggaTCAACAGTAATTTAGCCTCGCAGACGAAAACTGAAGATAATAAACCTTCTGCTGCAAAACGACGAGCCATTGGAGCAAGGACTGGGGGGTCCAAAAATCATCCGGATTcggaggtgaagaaggaaaaagggagTACAGAA TGTCGTAAATCCAAGAAGCAAGTGGAGGCAGTTGGCGAAAAACTTGCAAAGATCAAGCCTCAAAAGGGTAGAAAGAAGGCAGCTTCAACTCCAGAGTCTTCAGAACTGTCCGATCTTGTCGAATAG